CCTGCTTCAGCCTTCGTTAAGCGTGAACGACTTCGACGGTCCGACGAACGCTGGCATCGGAGCGCAACTGGAGGAGGTCGGGCTGGACCCGGAATCCCTGAGCGCGGCGGGCGTGGAGATCCCCGACCGTCTGGGACTCACCACCTATACCCTGAGTATGGACTTCGCCTACGAACTCGATTTCTGGGGCCGCAACCGCAACGATAAGCGATCCGCCGAGGCCGAGCTGGCGGCCACGGAGGCGGACTATCTCAGCGCACGCATGGGGGTGCTGGCCGAGACCGTCCGCACCTATCTGGAGATTTCGAGTCTGCGCCGGCAACAGGCGCTGTCCGGCGAGATCGTGGCCGTCCTGCAACAACAGGAATCGCTTGCCGAGTCCCGGTACGAGCGGGGACTGGTCGAATTGGAGGACCTCCACGCGGCGCGGCGCAGCCTGCGCGAAGCCCAGGCTGAATTGCCGCAGATCGAAGCGTTGCGTGCGGACGCCGAGGGACGGCTTTGGATTCTCATGGGCGGCTTCCGGACCGACCTGGCGCATACGCTGTCCGATTCCGCCGGTCCTTCACCGTCACTCGATCCCGTTCCCGCGGGCATCCCGGCCGATCTCATGGTCCAGCGGCCCGATGTGCTCGCGGCATTGCAGCGTGTGGAGGCGGCGCGGTTTTCGGTAGGTGCGCGACGCGCCGACCTGCTGCCGAGGTTGTCTCTGCAGGGCGCGATCGGCCTGCAAAGCACCGATTCGAGCGAATGGTTCGACCCCGATCAGTGGTTCCGAAACCTCACCGCGAACCTGCTGGGTCCTGTATTCCAGGGCTCGCGGATTCGGAACAATATAGCGATCGCGGAGGCACGACTGAACGAGGCCGCGGCCGCCTATGGCCGCTCCGTGGTCACCGCGGTAAACGAAGTCGAATCGGCCCTGGTGGGACTCGATGCCAGCCACCGCAGACACGCGCTGCTGGCCGCCATCTCCGATGAAACCCGATCCGAATCGGCGCTTCAAGAGCAAAGATACGTATCAGGCGTGGGCGCATACGAAGCGTTCCTGGCGGCGGAACAGACCCGTTTGGCGGCACAGTCGGTACTGGCGGCATCGGCGCGGGACCTGGGTTACGCCAGACTCGCTCTCCATCGCGCACTGGGCGGCACCTGGACCGCCACCGACCGTGAGCGTCTCATGCTGCGGCAGCCCCAGCCGGACGGTCGTCTCTCTGCCCGTCCTCCAATGGAGTGAATAAGCCATGTCGCGTTTAACCAGTTTTCTCGTTGCCGGCGGCATACTCGGAGTTTCCGTGGCATTGGCCGCCCTGTTGGTTTCGCTGGCCCCGCAACCGACGCGCACGGAACAGCCGCCCCAGGTACCCTTTGTTCAGACGGGCCTGGTCACCGCGGGATCCGGACCCGTTCCGGTGTTCGGTTCCGGCACGGTAAGGCCGAGTGCGGAGATCGATGTCGTTTCGCAGGTAGGCGGCAGAATCGCGTGGGTCGACCCGGGCTTCCTGAGTGGCGGCCGGATCGCGGCGGGGGATACGCTCTTCCGCATCGAGGAGGTCGACTACCGGTATCGGGTGCGGGAAGCGGAGGCCAGTCTCGCGGCCAGTCAACTGGCGTTGCTGCGGGAGGAGGAACAGGCGTCGATCGCCCGTGCACAGCACGATCTCTACACCGCGCGCAAAGGGAATGCGTCTTCGGACGACAACGCAAATCCACTCGCGTTGAGGGATCCGCAGCTGAAGGCGGCCCGGGCTGCACTGCATCGGGATGAAGCCCGACTCGCCGAGGCCAATCTCGCTCTGTCCAGAACCCACATTACCGCGCCCTTCGACGGTTTCGTCCAGGAAGAATCCGTGGATGTGGGACAGATCGTTGCCGCCGGCCAGCCGGTCGCAAGCGTTTTCGCCGCCGATGCCGTGGAAGTCGTCGCGCCGCTATCCGATTCCGATGCTGCGTTAATACCTGGGTTGTGGTCGCTTTCGGCGGGCGACGGGAACCGGAGCGTCGGTGCGCGCGTGGTCGCCCGTTTCGGTGAAGGATCCTATGCCTGGACAGGTTACGTGGACCGAAGCGAGCCCTACCTTGACCGGCAAACGCGCACCATCGACGTGATCGTACGCGTACCGGATCCGTTTCGGTCGGGGCAGCCCATGGACGACACGGCTGGTCCTGGCGGCAGTCCCCCCCTGCTGGTTGGCAAGTACGTCGAGGTGGAAATCAACGGTCTTGAGCGGGATGATTACTTCCTGGTTCCCCGAGCGGCGCTGCAATCAGGCAACGAGGTCTGGATCGTGCGCGACGGCGGCGCGGTGCATATCGTTCCGGTGCAGGTACTGCAGCGTACCGGCGATAGAGCCTATGTGACGGGTGACCTCGAAGACGGCCAGGCCGCCGTCACCAGCGGGATCCGGTTTACGACAGAAGGCATGCGCGTCCAGACGGAGACCGGCCAGACCCCATGACCATGGACAACGGCAATCATAAAGAAACTTCCGGCCCGATCGCCTACATGGCGGGCAACAGCGTGGCTGCCAATCTGTTGATGTGGGCTATCGTAGCCGCCGGGTTGGTTTCGCTGACCGGCATCGACCGGGAAGCGTGGCCCACCACGCCCTTCTACCACATTGAAGTGTCGATGGCCTATCCCGGTGCCACGCCGGAGGAGATCGAGGAGTCGATCGTCGTCAAGATCGAGGATCAGGTCAGCGGACTGGATGACGTGAAGGCGGTCAAGTCCGTGGCGGCCCCCGGTATCGCGTCTGTGCGGGTTCAAATGGATTCCGGTACGGACATGGCGCAGGCGTTGAACGATATCGAGTCCGCGGTCAATCGCATTCAGTCTTTCCCGGCCGGCGCCGATCGTCCCGGTTTCCGGGAGATGGACAACCGCATGAGCCTGATGCGGTTCATCGTCTTCGGCGACGTGTCCGAACGCTCGCTGAAGGAATTGGCATATCAGATCGAGGATGAGCTCGCTGCGCTTCCGTCCGTGTCCCAGGTCGACGTCAGCGGCGTTCGGAAATACGAAATCTCCATCGAGGTACCGCTCCATCGGCTGAGGGCCCTTGGACTGACACTCACCGACATCGCCGATACCATCCGTCGAAGTTCGTTGAACCTGTCTGCCGGCAGTATCGATACCCGGGAATCCCAGGTGCGGATCCGGACCCTCGGCCAGAGCTACGACCAGCAGGATTTCGAAGATATCGTCCTGCTCAGCCGGCGTGACGGAACGGTCGTTCGACTCGGGGACATTGCCTCGGTCCGCGACGGTTTTCAGGAATCCGACCTGATCGTCCGGCATCAGAATCATCCCGCTGTATTCGTCGAGGTATACCGGGCCGATGGCGAACAGGTAATGGACGTCGCGACGAACGTCCGGGAACATCTGGATAACGAAGTGATCCCGGCACTGCCGGACGGCGTGGCCGTCACCATGTGGAATGACGAATCCCAGGTCTATGAGGAACGCGCCGATCTCCTGATCAAGAATGGAATCCTGGGGCTGTTGCTGGTGTTGATCGCGCTCAGCCTGTTTCTCCAGATCCGGCTTGCGGTATGGGTCGCCGTCGGCCTCGCCGTTTCGGGTATCGGCGCGCTGGCCGTCATGAATGCGCTCGACGTGTCGATCAACGAAATCAGCCTTTTTTCCTTCGTACTCGCCATAGGGATCGTCGTCGACGACGCCATCGTCGTAGCCGAGCACGTTCAATACGAACGCAGCAGGGGAACGTCCGGCGTTGCAGCCGCGATCCGTGGTGTCCGACGGATAAAGGTGCCGTTGACCTTTGCGGTGCTAACTTCGGTGGTCGCTTTCGTCCCACTGCTGTTCATCCCCGGCGGCATCGGTGACGTGTGGCGGGCACTGCCGGTCATCATCATCGCCATGCTATTGGTCTCCCTGGTCGAATCACTGCTGGTATTACCCAATCACCTGTCCCATTTAAAAGGTCCTGAATGGGTGCCGGTAAATCCATTCGAACGTTTCTTCGCCCGGATCCAGGGTCGGGTGAACGAGCTGTTGAACCGGTTCGTGCAGGGTCCGTTGGACCGCGCGCTGCGATTTGCGACGGATCAGCCCGCGATCACGATGGGGGGAGCCGTGGGCATGCTCGTGCTTAGTATCTCGCTGTTGCCTGCGGGAATCGTACCTACCACGCTGGCCGCCGACATCGAGGGGGATTTCGCGACGGTCGTCCTGGAGATGCCCGATGGGACGACCGCCCCGAGGACATATGAGGTGGCACGAGAACTGGAGGCCGCGGGTTATCGGGTCATGGAACGGCTTTCGAGTGGCCGGCCCGAGGATGCGCCACCGCTGCTGAGCGGCGTGACGGTGACCGTCGGTATGGGATCGAGACTCGAGGGCGGGCTTAATCCGGCCCCCACCCTCAATCCCCAAGCCAACATCGCTACCATCGAGTTCAAACTCCTGAGTGCGCAGCAAAGGCAAATCTCATCCGGAGAGGTCGTGCAGGCATGGCGGGAAGAGGTGGGCGTGCTTCCCTACGTCCGCGGCCTCACCTTCAGTGGCGCGGTCTTTGACCTGGGCAACCCGGTCGAGGCCGTACTGTCCCATCCGGACCCGGAGCTGCTCGCCCGGATTGCGAACGGGGTGGTCGACGGTCTCCGAGAAGTGGCGGGCGTCCACGACATCCGGTCGGATCACACCCCGGGCATTCCGGAAATGCAGCTTGAACTACGGCCGGAAGCGCGTACCCTGGGTCTGACGCTGGAAGCGTTGGCCGGACAGACGCGCGCGGCGTTTTTCGGCGCGGATGCCGTCCGGGTCCAGCGCGGCCGGGAAGAGGTCCGGGTCTACGTGCGCCTGCCCGCCGATGAGCGGAGTTCCATCACCGATATAGAAAGGTACCTGGTCCGCACGCCGGGCGGGGCCGAGGTCCCGGTCGTCAGCGTGGCGTCGCTGAACCCGGGCGTTTCGCCACCGGCCATTCGACGGAAGGACGGCCAGCGTGTCGTCACGGTCTCCGCGGACGTGGACGCCGCGGTGATCTCCGGCGACCAGGCCAACAGCATCCTGGAGGATTCGATCCTTGCGTCATTGACCGCCGTGTACCCGGATCTGACCTACACGTTCGGAGGTGAACAACAACAGCAGCTCGATTCCCTGGATGCGTTGTACCGCGGGTTCGCGATCGCGCTGATCATGATTTTCGCACTGCTCGCGATCCCCTTGCGATCCTATACCAAACCGTTCATCATCATGGCGGTTATCCCCTTCGGATTCATCGGAGTGATCCTGGGCCACTGGGTCCTTGGCGTAGCCCTGAGCGCCGTGTCCTTTTTGGGTATCTTCGGCCTGAGCGGCGTGGTCGTGAACGATTCCCTCGTCATGATAGATTTCATCGATCAGAAACGCAGGGAGGGCAACCCGGTGCGGACTGCGATC
The window above is part of the Gemmatimonadota bacterium genome. Proteins encoded here:
- a CDS encoding efflux transporter outer membrane subunit, with amino-acid sequence MVRCSILASILLLSACSLAPNRNLQVLESVPETPGAFAAGVADSGAYRPLAWWKSFEDPVLDRVIEEVLSSNFDLAGAVARVQQARSRAGVARAAAFPLLQPSLSVNDFDGPTNAGIGAQLEEVGLDPESLSAAGVEIPDRLGLTTYTLSMDFAYELDFWGRNRNDKRSAEAELAATEADYLSARMGVLAETVRTYLEISSLRRQQALSGEIVAVLQQQESLAESRYERGLVELEDLHAARRSLREAQAELPQIEALRADAEGRLWILMGGFRTDLAHTLSDSAGPSPSLDPVPAGIPADLMVQRPDVLAALQRVEAARFSVGARRADLLPRLSLQGAIGLQSTDSSEWFDPDQWFRNLTANLLGPVFQGSRIRNNIAIAEARLNEAAAAYGRSVVTAVNEVESALVGLDASHRRHALLAAISDETRSESALQEQRYVSGVGAYEAFLAAEQTRLAAQSVLAASARDLGYARLALHRALGGTWTATDRERLMLRQPQPDGRLSARPPME
- a CDS encoding efflux RND transporter periplasmic adaptor subunit, with the translated sequence MSRLTSFLVAGGILGVSVALAALLVSLAPQPTRTEQPPQVPFVQTGLVTAGSGPVPVFGSGTVRPSAEIDVVSQVGGRIAWVDPGFLSGGRIAAGDTLFRIEEVDYRYRVREAEASLAASQLALLREEEQASIARAQHDLYTARKGNASSDDNANPLALRDPQLKAARAALHRDEARLAEANLALSRTHITAPFDGFVQEESVDVGQIVAAGQPVASVFAADAVEVVAPLSDSDAALIPGLWSLSAGDGNRSVGARVVARFGEGSYAWTGYVDRSEPYLDRQTRTIDVIVRVPDPFRSGQPMDDTAGPGGSPPLLVGKYVEVEINGLERDDYFLVPRAALQSGNEVWIVRDGGAVHIVPVQVLQRTGDRAYVTGDLEDGQAAVTSGIRFTTEGMRVQTETGQTP
- a CDS encoding efflux RND transporter permease subunit, yielding MTMDNGNHKETSGPIAYMAGNSVAANLLMWAIVAAGLVSLTGIDREAWPTTPFYHIEVSMAYPGATPEEIEESIVVKIEDQVSGLDDVKAVKSVAAPGIASVRVQMDSGTDMAQALNDIESAVNRIQSFPAGADRPGFREMDNRMSLMRFIVFGDVSERSLKELAYQIEDELAALPSVSQVDVSGVRKYEISIEVPLHRLRALGLTLTDIADTIRRSSLNLSAGSIDTRESQVRIRTLGQSYDQQDFEDIVLLSRRDGTVVRLGDIASVRDGFQESDLIVRHQNHPAVFVEVYRADGEQVMDVATNVREHLDNEVIPALPDGVAVTMWNDESQVYEERADLLIKNGILGLLLVLIALSLFLQIRLAVWVAVGLAVSGIGALAVMNALDVSINEISLFSFVLAIGIVVDDAIVVAEHVQYERSRGTSGVAAAIRGVRRIKVPLTFAVLTSVVAFVPLLFIPGGIGDVWRALPVIIIAMLLVSLVESLLVLPNHLSHLKGPEWVPVNPFERFFARIQGRVNELLNRFVQGPLDRALRFATDQPAITMGGAVGMLVLSISLLPAGIVPTTLAADIEGDFATVVLEMPDGTTAPRTYEVARELEAAGYRVMERLSSGRPEDAPPLLSGVTVTVGMGSRLEGGLNPAPTLNPQANIATIEFKLLSAQQRQISSGEVVQAWREEVGVLPYVRGLTFSGAVFDLGNPVEAVLSHPDPELLARIANGVVDGLREVAGVHDIRSDHTPGIPEMQLELRPEARTLGLTLEALAGQTRAAFFGADAVRVQRGREEVRVYVRLPADERSSITDIERYLVRTPGGAEVPVVSVASLNPGVSPPAIRRKDGQRVVTVSADVDAAVISGDQANSILEDSILASLTAVYPDLTYTFGGEQQQQLDSLDALYRGFAIALIMIFALLAIPLRSYTKPFIIMAVIPFGFIGVILGHWVLGVALSAVSFLGIFGLSGVVVNDSLVMIDFIDQKRREGNPVRTAIIEGAKGRFRPIMLTSLTTFLGFTPLILETAIQAQFLIPFAASLGCGILFVTVIIMMVVPALSTIHLRMMKGGQI